One Carassius auratus strain Wakin unplaced genomic scaffold, ASM336829v1 scaf_tig00005214, whole genome shotgun sequence genomic window carries:
- the LOC113070743 gene encoding HLA class II histocompatibility antigen, DP alpha 1 chain: MFVRLSSIKMELYITILTLTIVLSTDAEIVHEYVGIHGCSETDGEDMHGLDEEEMWHADFNQKRGVVTLPDFANPLEFPQYYETSVIEMKGCKSDVAFLTNIFKSPPPEMDAPHTSIYLKDDVELGVQNTLICHVTGFYPPSLSISWTVNNANVTEDINLSQYRPRADGTFNIFSTLKFTPAEGDICSCTVNHIALQGQPQTKTLDVDVALPSVGPAVFCGVGLTLGLLGVATGTFLLIKGNNCN; this comes from the exons ATGTTTGTTCGACTTTCATCAATCAAGATGGAGCTGTACATAACAATTCTTACCTTAACCATTGTTCTCTCAACTGATGCTGAAA TTGTACATGAATATGTCGGAATTCATGGATGCTCTGAGACAGATGGAGAGGATATGCATGGACTTGATGAAGAGGAGATGTGGCATGCAGACTTCAATCAGAAAAGAGGAGTAGTAACATTGCCTGATTTTGCAAATCCTTTGGAATTTCCTCAGTATTATGAAACAAGTGTTATTGAAATGAAGGGATGCAAAAGTGATGTAGCATTTTTGACAAACATTTTCAAGAGCCCACCACCAGAAATGG ATGCACCCCATACATCCATCTATCTAAAGGATGATGTAGAGCTGGGGGTTCAGAACACTCTCATCTGTCATGTGACTGGCTTCTATCCTCCATCTCTCAGCATCTCATGGACTGTGAATAATGCTAATGTGACAGAGGACATAAATTTAAGCCAATACCGTCCAAGGGCAGATGGTACCTTCAACATCTTCTCCACTCTTAAGTTTACACCTGCTGAAGGAGACATTTGCAGCTGTACCGTGAACCACATAGCCCTCCAGGGTCAACCTCAGACCAAAACATTGG ATGTTGATGTTGCTCTCCCAAGTGTTGGTCCAGCTGTGTTCTGCGGAGTGGGTCTGACTCTAGGACTGTTGGGAGTCGCTACAGGAACTTTCTTACTCATTAAAGGAAACAACTGCAACTGA
- the LOC113070744 gene encoding H-2 class II histocompatibility antigen, I-E beta chain: MSLQKLFSCHLILALSICLVVESANVYYRYRISRCIYSSSNISDMVYFDNSYFNKYLFIQFDSTLGRFVGFNEYGMKLAEILNSGPLVYEERDIVDWFCKGNAEIFDSSISDKSVKPKVKLSSVTRAGGGHPAVLMCSAYEFYPPHIKVSWLRDGKLMTSEVTSTMEMADGDWYYQIHSELEYTPKSGEEISCMVEHASFNKPMIYDWGKMRHSTGVIL, from the exons ATGTCACTGCAAAAGCTCTTCAGCTGTCATCTCATATTAGCACTGTCTATATGTCTTGTAGTGGAAAGTG CAAATGTATATTACAGATACCGTATTTCAAGATGCATCTACAGCTCCTCTAACATCAGTGACATGGTGTATTTTGACAACTCCtacttcaataaatatttattcattcagtttGACAGCACTTTGGGGAGATTTGTGGGGTTTAACGAGTATGGGATGAAACTTGCAGAGATCTTGAACAGTGGCCCCTTAGTGTATGAAGAAAGAGATATTGTGGACTGGTTCTGCAAAGGTAATGCTGAAATCTTTGACTCCAGTATCAGTGATAAATCAG TGAAACCAAAGGTtaagctcagttcagtgacgcggGCTGGTGGCGGACATCCAGCTGTGTTGATGTGCAGCGCATATGAATTTTATCCTCCACACATCAAAGTGTCCTGGCTGAGAGATGGTAAACTGATGACCTCTGAAGTGACCTCTACTATGGAGATGGCTGATGGGGACTGGTACTACCAGATTCACTCTGAGCTGGAGTACACCCCCAAATCTGGAGAGGAGATCTCCTGTATGGTTGAGCACGCCAGCTTCAATAAACCCATGATCTATGACTGGGGTAAGATGAGACACTCAACAGGTGTTATATTATAA